In Qipengyuania psychrotolerans, one DNA window encodes the following:
- a CDS encoding ligase-associated DNA damage response DEXH box helicase translates to MIPPEITDWFSGRGWTVRRHQAEMLEASDAGRHSLLVADTGAGKTLGGFLPTLADFTPTRLGGAKPPDGLHTLYVSPLKALAHDVQRNLLAPIEEMGLPITVETRSGDTPSDRKRRQRQRPPHVLLTTPESLSLLLSFPDSFELFSGLKRIVIDEVHAFATGKRGDLLALALSRLQAIAPDLQRAALSATVAQPESFREWLAPWGDLDTVQLVEGEEGAPAEVEILLPEEERVPWGGHAATWAIPQLYEQIRANKTSLIFTNTRFLAEYIFQNLWDVNEDNLPIGIHHGSLSKEARRKVEGAMARGELRALVATSSLDLGVDWGDIDLVVQMGAPKGSSRLLQRIGRANHRLDQASRALLVPGNRFEFLEATAARDAVDEGQRDGEDFRPGGLDVLAQHVMACACAAPFAEEGLLAEVRSSLAYAWIDQAIWDRVLTFVATGGYALKAYDKFKRIVRDKDGVWRLTHPEQAQRHRMNAGIIIDSEMLEVRINSGRGRGGRSLGRVEERFAATLSPGDTFAFAGMSLEVVKLQDMEVLVKAAKASAMIPSYGGARMPLTTHLAERVRAMLVDRTGWARFPDDVREWLEVQDWRSQMPGPGQLLVESFPHAKRHYSVYYTFEGWNANQSLGMLITRRMEDRGLMPLGFVANDYSLAVWGLKPVADHAPLLSPDILQDEFIEWVQNSHLLRRAFREVAVIGGLVERQHPGKRKTGKQVTFSTDLIYDVLRKYEPDHVLLEAAWADARTRMTDVGRLADLLDRSAEQLVHVELDRVSPLAVPVMVMIGREATPQGSVDDELLLEAESLAGTAMRVERLEDGR, encoded by the coding sequence ATGATCCCGCCTGAAATCACCGACTGGTTTTCCGGCCGCGGCTGGACCGTGCGGCGGCATCAGGCCGAGATGCTCGAGGCGAGTGATGCCGGACGCCATTCCCTCCTCGTTGCAGACACGGGGGCGGGCAAGACATTGGGCGGGTTCCTGCCGACGCTGGCAGACTTTACCCCGACCCGGCTCGGCGGGGCGAAGCCGCCCGACGGATTGCATACTCTGTACGTGTCCCCCCTCAAGGCGCTTGCCCATGACGTGCAGCGCAATCTCCTCGCTCCGATCGAGGAAATGGGCCTGCCAATCACCGTCGAAACGCGCAGCGGTGATACGCCCTCTGACCGCAAGCGGCGCCAGCGCCAGCGTCCGCCTCACGTCCTCCTGACGACGCCGGAAAGCCTTTCGCTGCTGCTATCGTTTCCTGACAGTTTCGAGCTGTTTTCCGGATTGAAACGCATCGTCATTGACGAGGTGCACGCCTTTGCCACCGGCAAGCGCGGCGATTTGCTGGCGCTTGCACTGTCCCGGCTCCAGGCAATCGCGCCGGACCTGCAGCGCGCGGCCCTCTCGGCCACCGTCGCCCAGCCGGAAAGCTTTCGCGAATGGCTGGCCCCTTGGGGCGATCTTGATACGGTGCAGCTGGTCGAGGGTGAGGAAGGCGCGCCCGCCGAGGTCGAGATCCTGCTTCCCGAGGAAGAACGTGTTCCGTGGGGCGGACATGCGGCCACGTGGGCGATCCCCCAACTCTATGAACAGATCCGCGCCAACAAGACATCGCTCATCTTCACGAACACTCGTTTCCTGGCCGAATACATCTTCCAGAACCTGTGGGACGTGAACGAGGACAACCTCCCCATCGGGATACACCATGGTTCGCTGTCGAAAGAGGCGCGGCGCAAGGTTGAAGGCGCCATGGCGCGCGGAGAATTGCGCGCGCTGGTGGCAACTTCCAGCCTCGATCTGGGAGTCGACTGGGGTGATATCGACCTGGTGGTCCAAATGGGCGCGCCCAAGGGCTCTAGCAGGCTGCTCCAGCGCATCGGCCGGGCCAATCACCGGCTCGACCAGGCAAGCCGGGCCTTGCTCGTACCTGGAAACCGGTTCGAATTCCTCGAAGCGACCGCAGCGCGTGACGCTGTGGACGAGGGCCAGCGAGACGGGGAGGACTTTCGCCCCGGGGGGCTCGATGTGCTCGCGCAGCACGTGATGGCCTGCGCCTGTGCGGCTCCCTTCGCCGAGGAAGGATTGCTCGCCGAGGTCCGCTCAAGCCTCGCTTACGCGTGGATCGATCAGGCTATCTGGGACAGGGTACTGACTTTCGTCGCGACAGGCGGCTATGCGCTCAAGGCCTATGACAAGTTCAAGCGGATCGTGCGGGACAAGGACGGCGTCTGGCGGCTGACCCATCCCGAACAGGCGCAGCGGCACCGGATGAATGCCGGGATCATCATCGACAGCGAGATGCTGGAAGTCCGCATCAATTCCGGACGGGGGCGGGGCGGTCGCAGCCTTGGCCGGGTAGAGGAGCGGTTTGCTGCCACGCTCAGTCCGGGTGACACTTTCGCCTTCGCCGGGATGAGCCTGGAAGTCGTGAAGCTTCAGGACATGGAGGTCCTGGTGAAAGCCGCCAAGGCGAGCGCCATGATCCCCAGTTATGGCGGCGCACGGATGCCTCTAACGACTCATCTGGCTGAGCGAGTGCGCGCAATGCTGGTCGACCGGACTGGCTGGGCGCGCTTCCCCGATGACGTGCGGGAATGGCTGGAGGTGCAGGATTGGCGCAGCCAGATGCCCGGGCCGGGGCAATTGCTAGTCGAGAGCTTCCCACACGCCAAGCGCCACTACAGCGTCTATTACACCTTCGAGGGTTGGAACGCGAACCAGAGCCTTGGCATGTTGATCACGCGCCGGATGGAAGACCGCGGACTGATGCCGCTGGGGTTCGTGGCAAATGATTATTCGCTGGCCGTATGGGGCCTGAAGCCTGTTGCGGATCACGCGCCGCTATTGTCGCCCGACATCCTGCAGGATGAATTTATCGAGTGGGTTCAGAACTCGCATTTGCTGAGGCGCGCCTTCCGCGAAGTTGCTGTGATCGGCGGGCTGGTGGAGCGCCAGCATCCCGGCAAACGCAAGACAGGCAAGCAGGTCACCTTCTCAACCGATCTCATCTATGATGTGCTGCGCAAGTACGAGCCTGACCATGTCCTGCTCGAAGCGGCATGGGCAGATGCCCGGACGCGAATGACCGATGTCGGCCGATTGGCAGATCTGCTCGACCGGTCTGCGGAGCAATTGGTTCACGTCGAACTCGACCGGGTTAGCCCGCTTGCGGTTCCCGTCATGGTCATGATTGGACGTGAAGCCACACCGCAGGGTTCGGTCGATGACGAGCTATTGCTCGAGGCGGAAAGCTTGGCGGGCACGGCCATGCGAGTAGAGCGCCTGGAGGACGGTAGGTGA
- a CDS encoding ExbD/TolR family protein, producing the protein MPYSARIRQDIGRPMSDMNITPLIDVMLVLLIMFIIVIPIATHALQIPLPTAGPALHIKDENVVHIDEGDALYWNGTAIDRQGLLNQLAATAVMADEPVLRFEPAPRASYAVSASTIALIKDAGVTRFAFVGNEKYREFGLSQ; encoded by the coding sequence ATGCCCTATTCCGCCCGCATCCGCCAGGACATCGGTCGTCCGATGAGCGATATGAACATCACGCCGTTAATCGATGTCATGCTGGTCCTGCTGATCATGTTCATCATCGTAATCCCGATTGCCACGCATGCTCTGCAGATCCCCCTGCCCACCGCAGGCCCCGCCCTCCACATCAAGGACGAGAACGTCGTCCATATTGATGAAGGGGACGCGCTCTACTGGAACGGCACCGCAATCGACCGTCAGGGTCTGCTGAACCAATTGGCCGCAACGGCAGTCATGGCAGACGAACCAGTGCTCCGCTTCGAACCGGCGCCGCGAGCAAGCTACGCAGTATCCGCCAGCACTATCGCCTTGATCAAGGATGCCGGCGTCACCCGCTTCGCCTTTGTCGGGAACGAGAAGTACCGGGAATTCGGTCTATCCCAATGA
- a CDS encoding ExbD/TolR family protein encodes MAMSGGSDDGAPMMEMNMTPLIDVLLVLLIMFIITIPVATHSVDIDLPQPNPNPPPVTVEPDKNKLVITQMDELLWNGEVIQEGDLVNLLAQSLTINPEPELQFEPEALSSYEASARVLQIIKGSGVTKFGFVGNERYRAFGK; translated from the coding sequence ATGGCAATGTCAGGTGGCTCAGATGATGGCGCACCAATGATGGAAATGAACATGACGCCGTTGATCGACGTCCTGCTCGTTCTGCTCATCATGTTCATCATCACCATCCCGGTCGCGACCCACTCGGTCGACATCGACCTTCCGCAACCGAACCCGAACCCTCCACCAGTCACGGTGGAGCCGGACAAGAACAAGCTCGTCATCACGCAGATGGACGAACTTCTCTGGAACGGTGAAGTCATTCAGGAAGGCGATCTCGTCAACCTGCTTGCTCAGTCGCTGACCATCAATCCGGAACCCGAACTCCAGTTCGAACCGGAAGCTCTGTCGAGCTACGAAGCTTCGGCCCGCGTCCTGCAGATCATCAAGGGCAGCGGCGTCACGAAGTTCGGCTTCGTCGGCAACGAACGTTACCGCGCTTTCGGCAAGTAA
- a CDS encoding ExbD/TolR family protein: MAVQVGGGTETPMSDINTTPLVDVMLVLLIIFLIAVPVAIQTIEKLEIPIFESVESKDKVENLLLTVSTTDSSGRSAGEPGFEGAARDGTCRVYFNNTTPVTSEELYDQAFERLDQIVQRYGGPEAIMEDPEAIPQVHIRGDVNAPWSCVAGAIYNVQAAGYPTVGFISNPVDPNG, translated from the coding sequence ATGGCGGTTCAGGTAGGCGGCGGCACAGAGACGCCCATGTCAGACATCAACACCACCCCACTCGTGGACGTGATGTTGGTGCTTCTGATCATCTTCCTCATTGCGGTCCCGGTCGCGATCCAGACGATCGAGAAGCTCGAGATCCCGATCTTCGAATCTGTTGAATCGAAGGACAAGGTAGAAAACTTGCTCCTTACGGTCAGCACGACCGATTCATCCGGACGCAGTGCCGGCGAACCCGGTTTCGAGGGTGCAGCTCGCGATGGAACGTGTCGGGTATACTTCAACAACACGACTCCGGTGACTTCCGAAGAACTGTATGACCAGGCGTTCGAACGTCTCGATCAAATCGTGCAGCGCTACGGTGGTCCCGAGGCGATCATGGAAGATCCCGAAGCGATCCCGCAGGTTCACATTCGCGGCGACGTCAACGCACCTTGGTCGTGCGTTGCGGGGGCAATCTACAACGTGCAGGCGGCAGGCTATCCTACCGTCGGCTTCATCTCGAACCCGGTCGACCCGAACGGTTGA
- a CDS encoding MotA/TolQ/ExbB proton channel family protein, with amino-acid sequence MIIELLAGAADAAPQTSFGFWEAMEQGGFVAWSILSVMVIMSVGSFYILFTKLFEQQKVMNQYKGVKSNFWRANTLDEGAKKLEKNSAWRQLVDDAVKARDSHHKMGDTLEAHDWLHGSLARSEATINAKLAGGLPFLATVGATAPFVGLLGTVIGIYRALINIGAAGSASIDKVAGPVGEALIMTAIGLLVAVPAVFAYNWLQSRNRRIAEHMSGFTTDLLANISSDGKIRPAAMTATSTQQAGKVAAKPATGTATGAIKK; translated from the coding sequence ATGATTATCGAACTTCTTGCTGGCGCGGCCGATGCGGCTCCGCAGACATCCTTCGGCTTCTGGGAAGCCATGGAACAGGGCGGTTTCGTTGCCTGGTCCATTCTGTCCGTCATGGTCATCATGTCGGTTGGCTCCTTCTACATTCTTTTCACCAAGCTGTTCGAACAGCAGAAGGTGATGAACCAGTACAAGGGCGTGAAGAGCAACTTCTGGCGCGCTAACACACTCGACGAAGGTGCCAAGAAGCTGGAAAAGAACAGCGCATGGCGCCAGCTCGTCGATGATGCCGTCAAGGCACGCGACAGCCACCACAAGATGGGCGACACCCTCGAAGCGCATGATTGGCTTCACGGCTCGCTCGCTCGTTCGGAAGCGACCATCAATGCCAAGCTCGCGGGCGGTCTGCCGTTCCTCGCTACCGTCGGTGCAACTGCACCGTTCGTCGGCCTGCTTGGTACGGTTATCGGTATCTACCGCGCACTGATCAACATCGGCGCTGCTGGTTCGGCATCGATCGACAAGGTCGCAGGCCCGGTTGGTGAAGCACTCATCATGACCGCCATCGGCCTTCTCGTCGCTGTTCCGGCCGTGTTTGCCTACAACTGGCTGCAGAGCCGTAATCGCCGCATTGCCGAGCACATGAGCGGTTTCACCACCGATCTGCTCGCCAACATCAGCTCGGACGGCAAGATCCGCCCGGCTGCGATGACGGCCACTTCGACGCAGCAGGCTGGAAAAGTAGCTGCCAAGCCGGCCACCGGCACGGCAACTGGCGCGATCAAGAAGTAA
- a CDS encoding energy transducer TonB → MAYADQEMSGNRVIAIIIVALIHIGLGYALITGLALDVAKSVVERVTTIDVEEPPPEEPEDEPPPPEDIPETAPPPPVAPPPPINIAPAPPPIRTQTTIPPPAPPAVVIPPPAPPAPPAPPPVNKSKEATPRGLNGWASRIQRNYPRRAERDGIEGNVTVRVTVGADGRVSACSVTGSSGSADLDQAACEGMTRYARYNPAQDQNGNPIPDSDVRTISYRLN, encoded by the coding sequence ATGGCTTATGCTGACCAAGAGATGAGTGGCAATCGCGTCATCGCGATCATCATCGTTGCCCTCATCCACATAGGACTTGGTTACGCATTGATTACTGGTTTGGCCCTTGATGTGGCGAAATCGGTTGTCGAACGCGTAACTACAATTGACGTGGAAGAGCCCCCGCCGGAAGAGCCCGAGGACGAGCCTCCTCCGCCTGAGGACATCCCCGAAACGGCACCTCCGCCGCCGGTCGCACCGCCGCCGCCGATCAACATCGCGCCGGCACCGCCTCCGATCCGGACCCAGACGACAATTCCGCCGCCGGCACCGCCAGCGGTAGTCATTCCGCCGCCGGCACCGCCGGCGCCGCCTGCACCTCCGCCGGTGAACAAGTCGAAAGAAGCGACACCGCGAGGCCTGAACGGTTGGGCGTCACGTATCCAGCGCAACTATCCGCGCCGGGCAGAGCGTGACGGTATCGAAGGCAACGTCACTGTCCGTGTTACGGTTGGTGCCGATGGCCGTGTTTCGGCTTGCTCCGTTACCGGATCGAGCGGTTCGGCCGACCTCGATCAGGCCGCATGCGAAGGCATGACCCGGTATGCGCGCTACAATCCTGCACAAGACCAGAACGGGAATCCGATCCCCGACAGCGACGTGCGTACGATTAGCTACCGACTGAATTAA
- a CDS encoding acyl-CoA thioesterase has translation MKPFHHTFRVRYAEVDPQSVVFNSRYLEYADLLVSEFFREARANGMPQDVEFHVRRAEIDYLAPIRLEELIEGRLTVSKIGNSSMETLIALYGADDGDLRAEIRLLNVHVDLPAGKPTPVPNAVRAAFGFPTLEAANG, from the coding sequence ATGAAGCCGTTTCACCACACCTTCCGCGTGCGCTATGCCGAGGTCGACCCGCAGAGCGTCGTCTTCAACTCGCGCTATCTCGAATATGCCGACCTTCTGGTCAGCGAATTTTTCCGCGAGGCGCGGGCAAACGGAATGCCGCAGGACGTGGAGTTCCATGTTCGCCGGGCAGAGATCGATTATCTCGCTCCGATCAGGCTTGAAGAATTGATCGAGGGGCGCCTGACCGTCTCGAAAATCGGTAACTCCAGCATGGAGACCTTGATCGCGCTATACGGGGCCGATGATGGTGACCTACGCGCTGAAATCCGCCTTCTAAACGTCCACGTTGATCTGCCGGCAGGCAAGCCGACCCCGGTACCAAACGCGGTTCGCGCAGCATTTGGCTTCCCCACGCTGGAGGCCGCCAATGGCTGA
- a CDS encoding homoserine dehydrogenase: MAEPLRIALAGLGTVGTGVIRLIETNCDMIAARSGRPIKIVAVSARERNRDRGVDLSSYAWVDDMQAMAGRSDVDVVVELVGGSDGPALTLARAALDAGKGFVTANKAMVAHHGLELAELAAIKAAPFAFEAAVAGGIPVVKGLREGTAANALNRIYGILNGTCNYVLSEMERTGADFDEMLVAAQDKGYAEADPAFDIEGVDAAHKLAILAAIGFGTRIDFEAVRTEGITHVRASDIAQADALGYVVRLVGMASLDDDGEESRLLQRVRPCLVPFRHPLAAVTGPTNAVVAEGDFSGRLLFQGAGAGDKPTASAVVADLIEIARGQCGAPFSVPVTALRQCAPADPGQREGSDYIRFTVADKPGVLAEITAAMRDAGVSIESLIQRGRDRDGGAVQVAMVTHEGPERCVTKALALLEGSENLAAPPLVMPILKD, encoded by the coding sequence ATGGCTGAGCCGCTTCGAATTGCGCTTGCAGGACTGGGCACGGTTGGGACCGGAGTGATCCGCCTGATCGAAACGAATTGCGACATGATCGCTGCCCGTTCGGGCCGCCCGATAAAAATCGTCGCGGTAAGCGCCCGCGAACGCAATAGGGACCGCGGAGTGGACCTGTCGAGCTACGCATGGGTCGATGACATGCAGGCCATGGCTGGCCGCAGCGATGTCGATGTCGTGGTAGAACTCGTCGGCGGTTCTGATGGGCCGGCACTGACCTTGGCCCGCGCTGCGCTTGATGCGGGCAAGGGCTTTGTCACTGCCAACAAGGCGATGGTTGCACATCACGGGCTTGAGCTTGCCGAACTCGCCGCGATCAAGGCTGCGCCGTTCGCCTTTGAAGCAGCGGTTGCCGGGGGCATCCCGGTGGTGAAAGGGCTGCGCGAAGGCACCGCCGCCAATGCGCTCAACCGGATCTACGGCATCCTCAACGGGACCTGCAATTACGTGCTTTCCGAAATGGAGCGCACGGGTGCGGATTTCGACGAGATGCTCGTTGCGGCGCAGGACAAGGGCTATGCCGAAGCAGACCCTGCCTTCGATATCGAAGGTGTGGATGCAGCCCACAAGCTGGCCATTCTTGCCGCCATCGGTTTCGGCACGCGGATCGATTTCGAGGCAGTGCGCACCGAAGGCATCACTCACGTCAGGGCTAGCGATATCGCCCAGGCCGATGCGCTTGGTTACGTGGTGCGGCTGGTCGGCATGGCCAGCCTGGATGACGACGGCGAGGAGTCCCGCCTGCTGCAGAGGGTCCGGCCATGCCTGGTCCCTTTCCGTCACCCTCTCGCTGCAGTTACCGGCCCAACCAACGCAGTTGTCGCGGAAGGCGATTTCTCCGGACGCCTACTGTTTCAGGGAGCAGGTGCGGGCGACAAACCGACCGCCAGCGCGGTGGTAGCCGATCTGATCGAGATTGCGCGCGGGCAGTGCGGAGCACCGTTCTCGGTTCCGGTCACCGCGCTCAGGCAATGCGCGCCAGCCGATCCGGGGCAGCGCGAGGGCAGCGACTACATCCGCTTTACCGTCGCCGACAAGCCCGGTGTGCTTGCCGAAATAACCGCTGCCATGCGCGATGCAGGCGTTTCTATCGAGAGCCTGATCCAGCGCGGGCGCGACCGCGATGGCGGTGCGGTCCAGGTGGCGATGGTCACCCACGAAGGCCCGGAACGCTGCGTTACGAAGGCTCTTGCTCTTCTGGAGGGCTCTGAGAATCTTGCCGCTCCTCCGCTTGTGATGCCAATCCTGAAGGATTGA
- the glpX gene encoding class II fructose-bisphosphatase: protein MNSPTDNPLDRVLVMEMVRVTEAAAIAASKLIGRGDEKAADAAAVEAMRKTFDTLYMDGTVVIGEGERDEAPMLYIGEKVGGAPGKGPKIDIALDPLEGTTITAKAGPNALAVLAAAEEGCLLNAPDVYMDKLAVGPGYPEGIIDLAKSPSENVRAVADAKGVEPADIIVCVLDRPRHAELIAELRGIGCGVVLIGDGDVAGVIATTDEDTTIDMYMGQGGAPEGVLAAAALRCVGGQFNGRLVFRNDDEKARAAKWGIEDLDRIYTRDDLVKGDCIFAATGVTSGSLLEGVKYLRGGKMTTESVVMRASSGTVRWVKGEHRSK from the coding sequence ATGAACTCGCCTACCGATAATCCACTCGATCGCGTTCTCGTAATGGAAATGGTCCGCGTGACCGAGGCTGCTGCCATAGCTGCTTCCAAACTGATCGGCCGCGGTGACGAGAAGGCGGCCGACGCCGCAGCCGTCGAAGCCATGCGCAAGACATTCGATACGCTGTACATGGATGGAACCGTCGTGATCGGAGAGGGCGAGCGGGACGAGGCACCCATGCTCTATATCGGCGAAAAGGTCGGCGGCGCTCCGGGCAAGGGTCCGAAAATCGACATCGCGCTCGACCCGCTGGAAGGCACCACCATCACCGCCAAGGCCGGGCCGAATGCTCTGGCCGTGCTCGCAGCGGCAGAAGAAGGCTGCCTGCTCAATGCGCCGGACGTCTATATGGACAAGCTGGCGGTTGGGCCGGGCTATCCGGAAGGCATTATCGATCTTGCCAAGAGCCCGAGCGAGAACGTGAGAGCAGTTGCGGATGCCAAGGGTGTAGAACCTGCCGATATCATCGTGTGCGTGCTTGATCGTCCGCGCCACGCGGAACTGATTGCCGAACTGCGCGGGATCGGCTGCGGCGTGGTTCTGATCGGCGACGGCGATGTGGCCGGCGTGATCGCCACTACCGACGAAGACACCACGATCGACATGTACATGGGCCAGGGCGGCGCACCCGAGGGTGTCCTCGCCGCTGCCGCGCTGCGGTGCGTTGGCGGCCAATTCAATGGCCGGCTCGTGTTCCGTAACGATGACGAGAAGGCACGGGCCGCCAAATGGGGCATCGAAGATCTCGACCGCATCTACACGCGCGATGACCTGGTGAAGGGCGATTGCATTTTCGCTGCAACCGGCGTGACCTCGGGCTCGCTGCTTGAAGGCGTGAAATATTTGCGCGGCGGCAAGATGACGACCGAAAGCGTAGTCATGCGTGCAAGTTCCGGCACCGTGCGCTGGGTCAAGGGCGAACACCGCTCCAAATAA
- a CDS encoding ribose-phosphate pyrophosphokinase, with the protein MKIMAANSNLPLARAIAGYLEMPLVDAQVRRFADEEIFVEIHENVRGEDVFVVQSTSYPANDNLMELLICIDALKRASARRITAVVPYFGYARQDRKPGPRTPISAKLVANLITEAGADRVLAVDLHAGQIQGFFDIPTDNLFAAPVMAADIQARYGDQDLMVVSPDVGGVVRARALAKRLDNAPLAIVDKRRDRPGESEVMNIIGEVAGRHCILIDDIVDSGGTLCNAAQALLDQGAASVAAYITHGVLSGGAVARVDGSALKELVITDSIRPTDAASDSDRIRILTIAPLIGEAVRRIADESSVSSLFD; encoded by the coding sequence ATGAAAATCATGGCCGCCAACTCGAACCTGCCGCTCGCCCGAGCAATTGCAGGTTATCTCGAAATGCCTCTCGTCGATGCGCAGGTGCGCCGCTTTGCCGATGAAGAGATTTTCGTCGAGATTCACGAAAATGTCCGCGGCGAAGATGTCTTCGTCGTCCAGTCGACCAGTTATCCGGCCAATGACAATCTGATGGAACTGCTGATCTGCATCGACGCGCTCAAGCGTGCATCGGCGCGGCGCATTACCGCAGTCGTCCCCTATTTCGGCTATGCGCGCCAGGATCGTAAACCCGGCCCCCGGACACCGATCTCTGCCAAGCTGGTGGCGAACCTGATCACCGAGGCCGGTGCAGACCGCGTCCTCGCTGTCGATCTGCATGCCGGGCAGATCCAGGGCTTCTTCGATATCCCGACCGACAATCTGTTCGCAGCGCCCGTGATGGCGGCGGATATCCAGGCGCGCTACGGCGATCAGGACCTGATGGTCGTCAGCCCCGACGTGGGCGGCGTGGTCCGCGCACGCGCACTGGCGAAGCGTCTCGACAATGCTCCGCTCGCCATCGTCGACAAACGCCGCGATCGTCCGGGCGAAAGCGAAGTGATGAATATCATCGGCGAAGTGGCCGGCCGCCACTGCATCCTGATCGATGACATTGTCGATTCCGGCGGAACCCTGTGCAACGCTGCACAGGCGCTGCTCGACCAGGGTGCGGCTTCGGTCGCGGCATATATTACGCACGGTGTGCTTTCCGGCGGCGCGGTTGCGCGCGTCGACGGGTCGGCGCTGAAGGAACTGGTTATAACCGATTCGATTCGCCCGACCGATGCGGCCAGCGATTCGGACCGCATTCGCATCCTGACAATCGCTCCGCTGATCGGTGAAGCGGTACGGCGGATTGCCGACGAAAGTTCGGTAAGCTCGCTCTTCGACTGA
- a CDS encoding helix-turn-helix domain-containing protein → MTSVDLPEGGFIECGSMCEHPVIRMIYGAKWTAETADGVQEFDPGEEGLALYFGPETRAMKLKVHGSFRVVSINCTSAFATNFGLPEPRDTLDRILPLDPLTGHHIPHEKHRPQDDPHKWLNACEAQLHKVLHAAGPDDPHELLEDFEWLTLADPAINLADYAESHGVTRRTIERLIGRHWGVTPKFALRRARALDMAAALLGVADRKEEPELRLRYYDQSHLTREMHHFFDMTPGALQTGDCPLLRITVEIRQSRRLEALSKLDEGAPRPWRVPV, encoded by the coding sequence GTGACGTCGGTCGATTTACCGGAAGGCGGCTTCATCGAATGCGGTTCGATGTGCGAGCATCCGGTCATACGCATGATCTATGGCGCGAAATGGACCGCAGAAACCGCTGATGGCGTTCAGGAGTTTGATCCCGGCGAAGAAGGGCTAGCGCTCTACTTTGGTCCTGAAACGCGCGCGATGAAACTGAAAGTGCATGGCTCTTTTCGAGTAGTGTCGATCAATTGCACCTCGGCGTTTGCAACGAATTTCGGCCTTCCAGAGCCACGAGATACACTCGACAGGATATTGCCGCTCGATCCTCTGACCGGGCATCATATCCCGCATGAGAAACACCGCCCGCAGGATGATCCTCACAAATGGCTCAATGCGTGCGAGGCGCAGTTGCACAAGGTTTTGCATGCAGCGGGGCCGGACGATCCGCACGAATTGCTGGAAGATTTCGAGTGGCTCACCCTGGCCGATCCAGCCATAAATCTGGCCGATTATGCCGAAAGCCACGGAGTGACCCGGCGCACGATCGAGCGGCTGATCGGGCGCCATTGGGGCGTTACACCGAAATTTGCCCTACGACGTGCGCGGGCCCTCGACATGGCGGCCGCACTGCTTGGTGTGGCGGACCGGAAAGAAGAACCGGAGCTGCGGCTGCGCTACTACGACCAGTCCCACCTCACGCGCGAGATGCATCATTTCTTCGACATGACGCCCGGGGCATTGCAGACCGGCGATTGCCCGCTGCTCAGGATTACCGTGGAAATACGCCAGTCGCGCAGGCTCGAGGCCTTGTCGAAACTGGACGAAGGCGCGCCGCGCCCATGGCGCGTGCCTGTCTAG
- the hisN gene encoding histidinol-phosphatase has product MPTASDLDFAHSLADAAGNAIRPLFRGKWKQEQKSDTTFVTEADRAAEAAMRALIEERYPADGIIGEEYGTRNEGAGRQWVLDPIDGTTSFIAGRPIFGTLIALLQDGFPVLGIIDQPIGKERWAGFTGRETTFNGEIVRTAPCREMSAAVLATTTPHQFSDHEADHFMALAKTVAERKIIYGGDCYNYGLVASGHVDLVCEAGLKIHDFAALAPIVEGAGGLMCDWAGEPLHAGSDGNVLAIGDPARLEDVLEAMGLGA; this is encoded by the coding sequence ATGCCAACAGCCTCTGATCTCGACTTCGCCCATTCGCTCGCCGACGCAGCAGGGAATGCCATTCGTCCGCTGTTCCGCGGGAAGTGGAAGCAGGAGCAGAAATCCGACACCACTTTCGTCACCGAGGCCGACCGCGCTGCCGAAGCTGCGATGCGCGCACTGATCGAGGAACGGTATCCGGCCGACGGCATCATTGGCGAAGAATACGGGACACGCAATGAAGGTGCGGGCCGCCAATGGGTGCTCGACCCGATTGATGGGACGACAAGCTTTATCGCAGGCCGCCCGATCTTCGGCACCTTGATTGCCCTGCTGCAGGATGGATTCCCGGTGCTCGGCATCATCGACCAGCCTATCGGCAAAGAGCGCTGGGCCGGATTTACCGGCCGAGAAACCACGTTCAATGGCGAGATTGTGCGAACCGCACCCTGCCGCGAAATGAGCGCTGCGGTCCTCGCGACAACCACGCCGCACCAGTTTTCCGACCACGAGGCCGATCACTTCATGGCGCTCGCCAAGACGGTCGCCGAGCGCAAGATCATCTATGGCGGCGATTGTTACAATTACGGCCTTGTTGCCAGCGGCCATGTCGACCTGGTCTGCGAAGCTGGCCTCAAGATCCATGATTTCGCCGCACTTGCACCGATTGTCGAAGGAGCAGGCGGCCTGATGTGCGACTGGGCTGGCGAACCGCTACATGCAGGCAGCGATGGCAACGTGCTGGCGATCGGCGATCCGGCGCGGCTGGAAGACGTGTTGGAAGCAATGGGGCTGGGCGCCTGA